The region TATCAGATGTTCCGCCATCTGCAACTGAACCTGTTGTGAAAAAAGCAGAACCAGAAAGAGTTGTTGTTGATGTAAATGCAGTGTCTGCATTAGCTGCAACTGGAGCCATTAGGCCCAAAGCTGCAGGAGCTACTAATAAACGTGAAAAAAGCTTCATAGTGTCCTCACACATTAAAGAAGTTGTATCAAATTTAACTATCTCAAGAGGATCCAAAAGTAGCTTATGTTACACCTCTTGAGTTGGCCTAGTCTCGACTAATCCTTTGAAAGTCACTGCAGTAAAAGACTTTTTAGGTGTTTTGAGCTATGATTATTTCAATAAACACTTTACTGTGAATTTAATTTTAAATGATCGCTTTTGAGTGAAGAACTGTCATCCATAAAAGGCTTAGATGCCCGAAAAGCTGCTTGGGAGGTTATCCAAGCAGTGGGTGGAGGAGCATTCGCAGATGTGGCTTTGGAAAGGATTTTTAATCTCTATTCTTTTAAATCATTAGATAAAGCCCTGATAACTGAACTTTCTTATGGAGCAATTCGCCAAAGATATTTCTTAGATTGTTGGATTGATTCTTTAGGGAAAGTACCGGCAAACAAACAACCTCCTTTATTGAGATGGTTATTACATCTTGGGCTTTATCAAATTTTGAAAATGAAGCGGATTCCTCCTGCTGCTGCAATCAACACAACTGTCGAGCTTGCGAAAACCCATCATTTAAAAAAGCTTGCACCTGTTGTTAATGGGATCTTGCGATCTGCTCTTAGAAGAAAAGAGAAAGGTCTTTTGCTACCTATATCAAATAATCCGAGTTTGGAATTGGCAAAAAACGAGTCTCTTCCTATTTGGTTGGCAAAGGAATTGATTTCTTGGAAGGGAGTCGAACATGCTAAGCAGATTGCTAAAGCATTCAACAGTGTTAGTCCTATTGATATAAGAGTAAATAAATTGCGTGCAGATTTAAAAGATGTAAAAGAACTTTTTGATTCCTGTGGTATTCAAAATCAAGTAATCCCAAACTGTCCTTCCGGATTGGAAGTACGAGCTGGTGGAGGTGAACCTAGGAAATGGCCTGGTTATGAAGAAGGTAAATGGAGTGTTCAAGATAGATCTTCTCAGCTAATTGCCCCATCATTAGGTCCTTTGCCTGGAGAAAATATCCTTGATGCTTGTGCTGCACCAGGTGGTAAATCAACACATATTGCTGAATTAATGAATAATGAGGGCAAGATTTGGTCGGTTGATCGATCATCCAGAAGATCTAAAAAAATCTTCGCTAACTCAGAGAGGTTAGGGACTAACTGTTTGCATCTATTGGTCGCAGATTCCAATGAGTTATTAGTCAAATATCCAGAATGGAAAAATTTTTTTGATCGAATATTAATAGATGCACCATGCTCAGGATTGGGTACTCTTGCTCGCCACCCTGATGCAAGATGGAGGATGAATAGGGATAATATCCAGCAGCTTGTTTTACTTCAAAGTCAGCTACTCAATTCGTTAGCCCCTTTATTGAAAAATGGAGGCACACTGGTTTATTCCACTTGTACAATTCATCCTGAAGAAAATTTTAATCAGATAAAAAATTTTCTTCAATTAAAATCCGAGTTTTTATTGGAATATGAAAAACAAATATGGCCTGGTCAGGAAGGTAATGGAGATGGTTTTTATATTGCTGTTTTAAATAAATTAAAAAATCAATCAAAGGATATAGGGTTTTAACCCTTTTAAAATAGTTATTACTCTATTTTTAGAATTAATAATTAATTTTATAAACTAATTAATGAACTATGTCCTATGGCTATTGCAGTCACAAGCATTCCTAAAATTAGAAATGGTTGTGCACTCGCTTGGTATTTAACATCAAATTTTAATGGATCACGTAATAGCCATATGTCTTGAAATGTGATTTGAGGAATTATTAGCAAAACCAGAATGACAGATGCAAAATGTTGTCCTATCGCTATTAAAACTACTACCATCGCCAGCTGAAAGATATCTATCATTCCTGCGCTGATACGACTTGCATTTTTAATACCAAAAACAACAGGAAGTGATTCAAGTCCAAGGCTTTTATCCCCTTCCACGCTTTTAAAATCATTTATTACGGCAATTCCTAAGCCTGACAAGCTATAGGCAAGAGTAAGGAGAGCAGTTGTCCACGTTAAATGTCCAAATAGAGCCTGTCCAGCCCACCAGGGAAGAGCTATATAGCTTGCACCAAGTGCATAATTCCCAAGCCAGCCATTTTGTTTGAGTTTTAAAGGTGGTGCTGAGTAAATAAAACTTACAAATGAACCTCCCAATGCCAAAAGAAGGACGGAAGGAATTGTGTGATGTGCCCACAAATCTAATAAATAGGCAACTCCAAGACCGGCAATTAATAAAACCCAAATTTGACACTTTACTTGGAAAAGTGAAATTGCTCCTGAAGGTATTGGTCGATTAGGTTCATTTATTGCATCAATTTCTCTATCAAAGTAATCATTTATTGTTTGGGTATATCCAGTTAAGAGTGGCCCGCTCATAAACATGCAACTTATAGAAGCAAGAATGTTGCTTAGTTCCCAGTGATAATTACCACTGGCAGCTGCTCCACATATGACTCCCCATAACAAAGGAATCCATGTGATGGGCTTCATTAATTGCAAACGAAGCTTCCAAATGTTTGTTGTTTCAGAACCTCCTTTTATCCCAAGGAGTTGCCTAGCATCGCTCACTTTGTAATCTCAGGGTTAAGAAACTTCATCTTCGAAGAACCAATGTTTGCTTCCATCATTCATTTTAATTACCACACCAATGCCACCAATACCATCAGTCATCTTGTAATCGATTACAGTGCCTCTTGGATCCTCAGATAGTTGGTTGATCAAATAAGAAGGTATGCGATCTCTTACACGTTCAATATTGATCTTAATTTTTGAACCTATCCTTGCAAGGGAGGTTGGCTTAGCCATGGCATCAAAATGCTTAAGTTTGGGCAACCATAACAGTTCCCCTGTTTAAAAATCATGGTTGCTTTAAGATTGATCCCTTGTCTTGATGTTTCAAATGGACGAGTAGTAAAGGGCGTTAACTTTGTTGGCTTGCGTGATGCAGGTGATCCAGTTGAGCTGGGATGTAGATACAGTAAGGCTGGAGCTGATGAATTGGTCTTTCTAGACATAACAGCCACTCACGAGAAAAGATCAACTTTGGTTGATATGGTTAGACGAACATCCGAGGCAGTAACTATTCCTTTCACTGTTGGAGGTGGTATAAGTTCTATTAATGGAATAAATGAATTATTACGAGCAGGAGCTGACAAAGTAAGTTTAAATTCCAGTGCTGTTAAAAACCCTTCGTTGATTTCTCAAGGAGCTAATCGTTTTGGATCTCAATGTATTGTGGTCGCAATAGATGCAAAAAAGAACAAAAATATTCCCAATAAGTGGGACGTTTATGTGAGTGGTGGACGTAATAATACTGGTTTGGATGCGATTGAATGGGCAGAAAAAGTATTTGAGCTAGGAGCAGGAGAAATCCTATTAACTTCCATGGACGGTGACGGAACTCAAAATGGGTATGACATAGAACTGACTAAATCTATTTCTGAAAAGGTTCCAATTCCAGTAATAGCTTCAGGAGGAGCTGGTTGCTTGAGACACATTAAAGAGGCTTTTACTCTTGGGAAGTCTTCAGCTGCTCTCTTGGCATCCCTTTTGCATGATGGACAATTAACTATCAGCGAAATAAAAGAATATTTAATTAAGGAAAATTTACCTATCAGACCAATTGAATGATTAATATTTTCACTAAAAGAGGTAAAATAAATCTCTCCACATTAAGCTTTTTGTGCGAGTAAAGAATTTCTTAGATTTATATGAGGCCTGGTAATACTAAAGCTATAGAGGAAATGTTTAATTCAATTTCTTCAAAATATGATTTTTTAAATGATATATTTAGCTTCGGATTGCATAGATTTTGGAAAAGTCGATTGTTGGATATTCTTAATCCAATTTCGGGAGAAAAATGGATAGACATTTGTTGTGGAACTGGAGATATGTCAATACTTTTGGCTAGATATATGAAGAATTCTGAAAATATTATCGGGATAGATTCAGCTTCTCAATCATTATTAATTGCGAGAGAAAGATCTAAGCAAAATTATTCTTCAATTGAGTGGATAAATGGTGATGCTCTAGAGATAAATCTAGCATCACATCAATTCGATGGACTTTTAATGGCCTATGGCTTAAGAAATCTTTCCAATTATAATCTAGGACTTAGAGAGGCTTTTAGAATTTTGAAACCAGGAGGAAGAGCAGGGATACTGGATTTTAGATCTTTTGAAGGATTTTCAATACAAGGGTTATTCCAGAAAATTTATTTAAGTTTTTATGTGGTTCCAATTGCATCTCTTTTCGGTTTAGGAAAAGAATATTCATATATAAAAAAAAGCTTAGTTAATTTTCCTTCAGGTGAAAAACAAATTCATTTGGCACTTTCTGCGGGCTTCAAAAAAGCAAAATACAAAACATTAGCAATGGGACAAATGGGGATTTTATTACTTGAAGCCTGAATCAAAATCGTTCAATTTATTGTCAATTCTTTTCTTCTACAAAAACTGCATTTACCCCACAATTTAACTTCTCCCTTGGGAGAAGGCACTTTGCAAAAAGGACAATTTGCGATTCCATTTTTATCAGTTCTACTTGGATGATTTTCCCATATTTCTTTTTCACTTTGTCCAGTAACTAAATCATGAGGATAATGTTGTCTAATGCGAATCTCTTTTATTTGATATCCATATGATTTTAAAGATTCAATTAATTCTAAACGGTTGTATTGTAGCGCCTGTCTCCACTGCGGATGACTTGCTCCAATCGTTAAAACTTTATTGTGAATGTTAAGTGGTGTGCAATTCAATGCGAGTTGCTCCCCAGCTATTTCTATCCAATCATGAATAAGTCCACCGACGTTACCTTCCCACGAAGACTTGATTTCTTCCAAGCATGCATAAATTGACTGCTCTCTTCTTGCTTTTGTTTTATGCTTTAAATCTTCTAAAATCAATTTTAATTAGACACTATTGGTAAGTTAGTGCTTAAATCTAGCTAATATTTTTTAGATTGCATAAAAGATCTTAATGGGATTATTAGATAGGTTAAGTCGCTTGATAAGGGCAAATATAAATGCTTTTGTCAGTGATGCAGAAGATCCAGCAAAAATACTTGATCAGTCTGTTGCTGATATGCAAGAAGACTTGGTTAAGCTGCGTCAAGCAGTCGCTATGGCTATTGCAAGTCAAAAAAGATTAGAGAATCAGGCTGATCAAGCGAAAGATCAAATTAAAAATTGGTTATCAAGAGCTGAATTAGCCTTAAAAAAAGGAGAGGATGAACTCGCTAGAGAAGCATTGAGTAGAAAAAAAACTTTTCAAGAAACTTTTGAATCTTTATCGACTCAATTTCAAACACAAAATGGTCAAGTTGAAAGACTAAAGAAAAGCCTTTTGTTATTAGAGAGAAAGATTGCGGAGGCTCGAACTAAAAAAGATATGCTTAAAGCAAGGTCTCAGGCAGCTAAAGCTCAGCAACAAATTCAAAGTGCAGTTGGTGATTTAGGTAGTAAGTCTGCTATGGCTGCTTTTGAAAGAATGGAAGATAAAGTAGAGGCATTGGAAGCTTCTGGGCAAGCAGCATTAGAGTTGGCTGGAGAAGATATAGAAAGCAAGTTCGCAGCATTAGAAGGAGGTGAGGATATAGAGAAAGAATTAGAGGTATTGAGGACTCAATTGAAATCAGGGGTTGAGGCAATAGCTTTGCCTCCTTCTGATTTAGATATGAATGAAGTAAAGAAAGTAGAAATCCAAGAAGTTGAAGTTGAATTAGAGGAGATGAAAAAGTCAATGGATAATTCTTGATTTTTTTAAGATCACATTACTTTTGAAATATGAATAATCAAAAATCTGATAGAGGGGTTGGGATGATTTATAGATATCACAAATTAAATCATCCATCTCCTAGATCTTGGAGATTAATGCTTAAACCTATTTGTGCTAGTACAGAAATAGAGCTATCAAATTGGATTGCAGAGAAACCAGTAAAACAAAGTCAACCAATAGCTATATTTTCTTCTTGCCAAAGATTTGCTCAAGGACAAGCTGGTCGAATTTGGCATGCACCAAAAGGAGGGGTTTGGGTTAGTGCAGCTATTAAGAGAGACTGTAGGTGTGAAAATAATTCTCAGCTTTACGGGTTAGCGGTAGCATTAGCATTGGTTGAAAGAATTGAACGGATAGGAGTTAATGTCAAAATAAAATGGCCAAATGATCTATTGGTTGAAGGTCAAAAACTAGCTGGAATCTTACCTAGATTATTTTTTAGAGGAGGAGAGCTTAGATTACTAAGAGTTGGAGTAGGCTTAAACGTTTCAAATAATGTTCCTAAAGAGGGGATTTCACTAAAAAAAATTATTGTAGAAAAAACGATGAATATAAATTTTTGGTCATCAGAAGTTTTATTTGCAATAGAAAGATCTTTGGATTTTCTAGATAACCAAAAATTTCTGCTCATTCAGGTCGAACAAAGATTATGGTCAAGAAAATACATTGAAAAAGAAACTGGATATCATTGGGATATAAAAGGTCTTGACTCAAGCGGAAGATTAATTCTTCGTAAAGAAGATAAAGAGAAAGTATTGTCTGCTTACATCTGATTACCTGAGTTAATTATGAGTAATTTCTGTCACCTTGCCATCTCTAAATCTTGCTATTTTTTTGGCTCTTTGAGCAACGTTGTCTTCATGAGTAACTAAGACAATCGTTATTCCTTGACTATGAAGTTGGTCAAAAAGATTTAAAACATCTTCAGTTGTTTTGGAATCAAGCGCACCAGTTGGTTCGTCTGCTAATAACAGAGATGGTTGATTGATTATTGCCCTTGCTATGGCAACTCTTTGTTGTTGTCCTCCTGATAATTGATTAGGCAGATTGGTCATCCTGTTCCCTAGACCTACTCGATTGAGAGCCTCTTCAGCACGCTGCTCCCTTTCTAGTGATGGGACACAGGCATAAATCATTGGAAGCATTACATTCTCAAGTGCTGAAACTTCTTGAAGTAGATGAAATTGCTGAAAAACAAAACCAAGTTCTTTGTTTCTTATATCAGCTAGCAAGTCATCATCAAGTTTTTCTACTGCAGTTCCATTTAATTCATAAGTCCCGTTGGTAGGACGATCAAGGCATCCAAGTATATTCATTGCAGTACTTTTACCAGATCCACTTGCACCCATAACTGCAAGGTAATCGCCCTGGAAAACCTCAAGATTTAGTTCGTCAAGAGCTTTGACTTTGACAGAGCCTTCTCCATAAAATTTATTTACATTCGTTAAACGAGCTACAGATTTCTTCAATGATTTTAATTGGTTAACCAATTGAACTTTTACTTGCAAGAGTAATAGCTTCTCGAAGTAATGGAGTTCCGTTTACCGCACTATCAGCAAAGTCAAAAAGAGGGTTTGAAATAATCCCACCAATAGCAGTTACGAGAACACAAAATATCAAAGCGACTTTGAGAGATGACATCCCTGGAATTGACCACTCAATGGATGGATAGGATTTAACAACCTCTGAAGCTTCTTTAGGCTCTGTTACAACCATCATTTTTATAACTGAGATGTAATAGTAAATAGAAATAACAGAAGTAACTAGACCAACACTCACAAGCAAGTATTGCCCATCAGCCCATCCAGCAAAAAATAAATAAATCTTTCCGAAGAATCCCAACATTGGAGGAATGCCTCCCAAAGAAAGAAGGCATAAGCTTAACCCCAAAGTGATTAATGGATCTTTTTGGTATAGCCCTGCATAATCTGATATTTGATCACTCCCAGTTCTGATTGAGAAAAGTATTATGCATGCAAAAGCACCAAGATTCATAAATAAATAAGCTGCCATATATAGAACCATCGCAGCAAAACCATCTTCAGTTCCACAAACCAATCCAATCATCACAAATCCAGCTTGTCCAATTGAGCTATAAGCCAACATTCTTTTCATTGATTTTTGAGCTAGCGCTACAACATTTCCTAGGGACATACTTAAAACAGCTAAAACAGTAAAAAGCAATTTCCATTGTGTGTCAAAAGCGCTAAAACATCCGACTAATATCCTTATCGCAAGTGCAAAACCTGCTGCTTTTGACCCTACTGATAAAAAGGCAACTACTGGAGTAGGAGAAC is a window of Prochlorococcus marinus str. MIT 0917 DNA encoding:
- a CDS encoding 16S rRNA (cytosine(967)-C(5))-methyltransferase; translation: MSEELSSIKGLDARKAAWEVIQAVGGGAFADVALERIFNLYSFKSLDKALITELSYGAIRQRYFLDCWIDSLGKVPANKQPPLLRWLLHLGLYQILKMKRIPPAAAINTTVELAKTHHLKKLAPVVNGILRSALRRKEKGLLLPISNNPSLELAKNESLPIWLAKELISWKGVEHAKQIAKAFNSVSPIDIRVNKLRADLKDVKELFDSCGIQNQVIPNCPSGLEVRAGGGEPRKWPGYEEGKWSVQDRSSQLIAPSLGPLPGENILDACAAPGGKSTHIAELMNNEGKIWSVDRSSRRSKKIFANSERLGTNCLHLLVADSNELLVKYPEWKNFFDRILIDAPCSGLGTLARHPDARWRMNRDNIQQLVLLQSQLLNSLAPLLKNGGTLVYSTCTIHPEENFNQIKNFLQLKSEFLLEYEKQIWPGQEGNGDGFYIAVLNKLKNQSKDIGF
- the chlG gene encoding chlorophyll synthase ChlG, which translates into the protein MSDARQLLGIKGGSETTNIWKLRLQLMKPITWIPLLWGVICGAAASGNYHWELSNILASISCMFMSGPLLTGYTQTINDYFDREIDAINEPNRPIPSGAISLFQVKCQIWVLLIAGLGVAYLLDLWAHHTIPSVLLLALGGSFVSFIYSAPPLKLKQNGWLGNYALGASYIALPWWAGQALFGHLTWTTALLTLAYSLSGLGIAVINDFKSVEGDKSLGLESLPVVFGIKNASRISAGMIDIFQLAMVVVLIAIGQHFASVILVLLIIPQITFQDIWLLRDPLKFDVKYQASAQPFLILGMLVTAIAIGHSSLISL
- a CDS encoding DUF2862 domain-containing protein, giving the protein MPKLKHFDAMAKPTSLARIGSKIKINIERVRDRIPSYLINQLSEDPRGTVIDYKMTDGIGGIGVVIKMNDGSKHWFFEDEVS
- the hisF gene encoding imidazole glycerol phosphate synthase subunit HisF produces the protein MVALRLIPCLDVSNGRVVKGVNFVGLRDAGDPVELGCRYSKAGADELVFLDITATHEKRSTLVDMVRRTSEAVTIPFTVGGGISSINGINELLRAGADKVSLNSSAVKNPSLISQGANRFGSQCIVVAIDAKKNKNIPNKWDVYVSGGRNNTGLDAIEWAEKVFELGAGEILLTSMDGDGTQNGYDIELTKSISEKVPIPVIASGGAGCLRHIKEAFTLGKSSAALLASLLHDGQLTISEIKEYLIKENLPIRPIE
- the ubiE gene encoding bifunctional demethylmenaquinone methyltransferase/2-methoxy-6-polyprenyl-1,4-benzoquinol methylase UbiE, with product MRPGNTKAIEEMFNSISSKYDFLNDIFSFGLHRFWKSRLLDILNPISGEKWIDICCGTGDMSILLARYMKNSENIIGIDSASQSLLIARERSKQNYSSIEWINGDALEINLASHQFDGLLMAYGLRNLSNYNLGLREAFRILKPGGRAGILDFRSFEGFSIQGLFQKIYLSFYVVPIASLFGLGKEYSYIKKSLVNFPSGEKQIHLALSAGFKKAKYKTLAMGQMGILLLEA
- a CDS encoding DUF721 domain-containing protein; the encoded protein is MILEDLKHKTKARREQSIYACLEEIKSSWEGNVGGLIHDWIEIAGEQLALNCTPLNIHNKVLTIGASHPQWRQALQYNRLELIESLKSYGYQIKEIRIRQHYPHDLVTGQSEKEIWENHPSRTDKNGIANCPFCKVPSPKGEVKLWGKCSFCRRKELTIN
- a CDS encoding PspA/IM30 family protein, whose amino-acid sequence is MGLLDRLSRLIRANINAFVSDAEDPAKILDQSVADMQEDLVKLRQAVAMAIASQKRLENQADQAKDQIKNWLSRAELALKKGEDELAREALSRKKTFQETFESLSTQFQTQNGQVERLKKSLLLLERKIAEARTKKDMLKARSQAAKAQQQIQSAVGDLGSKSAMAAFERMEDKVEALEASGQAALELAGEDIESKFAALEGGEDIEKELEVLRTQLKSGVEAIALPPSDLDMNEVKKVEIQEVEVELEEMKKSMDNS
- a CDS encoding biotin--[acetyl-CoA-carboxylase] ligase, with protein sequence MNNQKSDRGVGMIYRYHKLNHPSPRSWRLMLKPICASTEIELSNWIAEKPVKQSQPIAIFSSCQRFAQGQAGRIWHAPKGGVWVSAAIKRDCRCENNSQLYGLAVALALVERIERIGVNVKIKWPNDLLVEGQKLAGILPRLFFRGGELRLLRVGVGLNVSNNVPKEGISLKKIIVEKTMNINFWSSEVLFAIERSLDFLDNQKFLLIQVEQRLWSRKYIEKETGYHWDIKGLDSSGRLILRKEDKEKVLSAYI
- a CDS encoding ABC transporter ATP-binding protein, whose translation is MVNQLKSLKKSVARLTNVNKFYGEGSVKVKALDELNLEVFQGDYLAVMGASGSGKSTAMNILGCLDRPTNGTYELNGTAVEKLDDDLLADIRNKELGFVFQQFHLLQEVSALENVMLPMIYACVPSLEREQRAEEALNRVGLGNRMTNLPNQLSGGQQQRVAIARAIINQPSLLLADEPTGALDSKTTEDVLNLFDQLHSQGITIVLVTHEDNVAQRAKKIARFRDGKVTEITHN
- a CDS encoding NAD(P)H-quinone oxidoreductase subunit N, which translates into the protein MGELLSFHIFINEPVELLNLSLNAKAVLPEAAVLLAMLGTLLVDLAGEKVSARWSPPICYAGLGTSLILLTMQWNGEIQESFLGAFVADNLAIAFRGVIALSTLISLLISWRFADQNGSPIGEFAAILLAATLGAMLLCGSTDLVSVFVSLETLSVASYLLSGYLKRDSRSSEAALKYLLVGSAAAAVFLYGASLLYGISGSTNLKEIGITLISAPTPLSALALVFVLSTVAFKIAAVPFHQWTPDVYEGSPTPVVAFLSVGSKAAGFALAIRILVGCFSAFDTQWKLLFTVLAVLSMSLGNVVALAQKSMKRMLAYSSIGQAGFVMIGLVCGTEDGFAAMVLYMAAYLFMNLGAFACIILFSIRTGSDQISDYAGLYQKDPLITLGLSLCLLSLGGIPPMLGFFGKIYLFFAGWADGQYLLVSVGLVTSVISIYYYISVIKMMVVTEPKEASEVVKSYPSIEWSIPGMSSLKVALIFCVLVTAIGGIISNPLFDFADSAVNGTPLLREAITLASKSSIG